The following is a genomic window from Sciurus carolinensis chromosome 3, mSciCar1.2, whole genome shotgun sequence.
gccctgttttgtattttatttagagacagggtctcactgagttgcttagcgcctcgccattgctgaggctggctttgaacttgccatccttatGCCTGAGCCTCCCTAGTCAatgggatgacaggcctgcaccaccgaGCCACCCAAATCatgattttgaaaatcattaagaaacagaaaatgggggctgggagaaggaggaacagTTCAAGGACTTCCACCCATAACACACCGTCTCTGGACTCGGGGTCCCTCAGGCCCCACTGACTGACTTCTGTCTCCTATACAGTACCGCTGGGTCCAGCGACACCTGGGGCCCCAGTTTGTGGAGCGAATTATCCTGACAAGAGACAAGACTGTGGTCTTGGGGGATCTGCTCATTGATGACAAGGACACCATTCAAGGTTGGACCTATTATCCTTGGCAACGTCCAGGCATCTGACCCacttggattaggcagagggtaAAAATAACCAGATTACAGATTACATGTTCAATGCCTTTCCTGTCCCAGGCCTAGAGAAAACCCCAAGCTGGGAGCACATCTTGTTCACCTGCTGCCACAATCAGcacctggccctgccccctccaagGAGACGGCTGCTCTCCTGGAGTGACAACTGGAGGGAAATCATAGAGAGCAAGCGGGCAGCTGTGCAGGGGAATGAGCTGGACCTGCAGGCGACAGTGCTGAAGTGAAGGCAGGCAGGCTGGCAGGGACTCCTTGAAGAGCCAGGTGGCCCCTGCCATGCAGCATGGAGACCGGGAACCTCTGCTTGCACAGGCCCAGCCACGCGGCATCTCCAGAGATGGCTACCCCTGGAGCACGGCAGCACTGAAACACGATGGAAACCAGCCGTCAGGATCCTTTTAATAAAAAACCTGGACTGTCtggtcttttaaaattctttatttgagAAAGGAGAGGGGCAGGAGCCCTGGGTGGGTGCAGCTGGAACAGGGGCTGGTAAGAAGGGACTTCCCTCCCTTGCCCATCCAGTGGCTCCTGCCCCTGCTTCCGCACCCACTTGAATAGCATTCCTCACCCGGCCTTTCTATGGCCATCTAAGGGGTACGCCTTAAGAGAGGCCAGGaccctccatttttcttgaacCACAACTTTCCACTGGGATCACACTCTTCTCTCTGTTGACCAGCACTGTGGGGTGCatgctcctctcttcctctctgcctgaGCATCACCCTTTCTCTTGTGCCCCTGAAATCCAAGGGCCTGAGGGAACATCTCAGGGCAAGCCTCCCCTCCCTGACTGCTACCTGTGACAGCAGAGGAGGGCCAGGCTTTTGGCTGGGGGCTTTGGAGGAGTGAGGGGAGAAGGGCCAGCTCCCAGGGGTCCTGCCTTTATCCTGATGTGACATCACCCTCAGTGCCTTGGTCTTAATGCCTGCTGGACATGTGAACAGTCGCTGGGCTGCATCACAAGGTCCGGGGCCACATCTTCGTCTTTGAAACCTTTATATGGTACCTTCCAGACAGAAGGGCTGTGGAGACAGTTAATCCCAGGCCACAGAGTTACACAGGTCAGAGTCCACCGTGTCCAGATGGCCAGCCTGGAGACTTGAGGGGGAGGTCCTCCACAGCCCTGGAGGGAGGGGTGTGACACCTCAGCTTCCCGGGtcttaagttctttttctttttccttgcagTGCTgggtgaaacccagggccttgtgcatgccaagcaCACTCTCACTGAGCGACACCCCTGCCCTGTGAGGTCCTTTCAGATGAGACTTCTCATGTCCACTTCAGAATTACTCCAGACACTCCGGTTAAGGGCTAATCTCTCGTTTCCTCAGGCACAGGCACCACTCCTAAGCCTTCATTCCGGCTCTGCTCCCCACACGCCCTCTGATTTAGAGGCCCCAGCTCTGACATGAGGGTGTGCGCCTGGAGGTGGGTATCATGGGGATAGGTCCCTTATCTCCAGTCTGCTGAGTGTCAGCGCAGGAAGACGGCACTAGCTTTGACTTCCTCCGGGTCTCAAAGTCCGGCGTCCTCACTGCTCTTGCCTTTTCATCACACCTGTTGTGCCGAAAACCTTTACCTTTAAGATGGTAAAACAGGCACCACTTTGGCAGAATATGCTCCCTTACTTCCGTGCCAGGACTGCGGTCCCCAGCAATAACAGTGCCGTGCACTGGGAGCTGCCCTGGTCAGGGTTGCTGGGGGGCCTCAGTCCTTGGCAGTGGTATACCCATGGCAGAGTGAGCCTGCCAGCTGCGGGCTTCAGCCACCTGACTTGGGGAGCAGAAGTCCTCCAGGAAGATCTGGGCCAGGTTCCGGAGCCTTGTGTTAGCAGACAGAGAGAAGCGCAGCATGCACTGGACCACAGGTGTGGAGGTCAGCTCAGGGTGGGAGCTGGCACCTGGTGAGCTCAGATACATGAGCGTGGTGACTGCAGACAACACTGTCTCCTCGTTGGGACTGGACAGGCAGTTGGTGATGAGTGGGATGCCGCCTGCTTGCAGAATGTGGTCCTTGTTGGCCCTGTCTGAGCACAGGTTGCAGAGGCCCCCTGGGGAAAAGCAAGGATGGGTTCAGACGTTGCAGCTCCTCCATCCTGAGTCCCAGGGAACAGCCTAGGCTTATGAGAGGTTGGCCCAGGGAAAAGGGATGCCAAGCTCATTCTAGGCTCCAGCCCACTCTCAAGGCTCCAGAAAGGCCTGCCTGCTAGTGCCTAATCTTTCAGAAGTAGCAcaaacagccaggcatggtggcacacacctgtaatccatgtccggaggctgagccaggaggatcacaagttcaaagcctcagcaatttagcgaggccctgtctctaaataaaatattaaaaaagggctgggaatgtggctcagtgcttaagtgcccctgggttcaatccctggtactaaaaacaaataatataaaaaggtttggggatgtggcccagtagGTAAGTGCtaataggtttaaaaaaaaaaaaaaaaaaaaaaagtggcacaAACACTCTTCCCTCTTGGTTCAGCTGGGTTAAGGGCTGATgtgctttccttaaaaaaaaaaaaaaaaaaaaaaaaaaaaagattctacaaTACATCCTCAGTTCAGAATGATTTTAAAGCATAcataggggctgggattgtggctcagtggtagagcactttcctggcatgtgtgaggcgctaggattgatcctcagcaccacatataaataaataagataaaggtccttcaacaagCAAAAAGAAAGCATGCATAAGGTGATGGTCCCATGGATGTATGTATACATGTCGAAACTTCCTGTCACCCAggcatttaacatttttcatgtCCTAATTATTAACTTTTTGTTATACTAGGGATATACTTTTTGTTATACTAGGGATTtaccccaggggtgctctaccactaagctatgtccccagcccttttactttttaagacAGGCTgggctaaattgcccaggctggcctcaaacttgtgatcctcctgcctcagcctcctgggtcactgagattacaggtgttgCCACCACACTTGCCTTCATCCCTTAATTTTAAAGcatgtaaatacatataaatcCTTAAAATGGGATGCCTTTCTTGCTGTTTTTGTAAGCCAGCTTTTATTCCTTCAACAATAATGTGAACATCTTTCCATGCCGATAAACCTGATCACAGCTATGTGGGGATTATGGAGTAACAACATGCAGTGCACCATTTAATGGATGCAATATAATTTACGAAAGAGatttcagctatttttttttttttttttttttttttgcagtgctggggattgaacccagggtcttgtgcttgcaaggcaagcactctaccgaccgaGCTAGATTTCAgcattttaatgtcattttcatgTCTCTGTTTCTACCTTTGTGGGGAAAACAGAAAAGGCCAAAGTAAGGGGCCAGTGGTTCTGCAGCAAAGAACCCCCAGGTAGTGTGGTGAGACCCCCCAATCCCTAAAACATTCTCTCAGGTCAGGCATCTTCACCTTCGTGACGCCTTGGcttgcctcttttcttttctttcttttttctttttctttttcttttttttttttgcagtgctgggaggtaagcactttaccaactgagctcttttcttttcttgggggTCACTGTTTAGCACTGGCTCCTCAATGCAAAAACGTAACTTCCTGTGTATCCTGACTCGCTTTCTGCTAGCATGGTACCTCCTTTGGTTTCTGCTCAGTGGGGGGAAACTCTTCTCAGCCCCTTTGCATAACATGCCCAGGAGATGAGGTGACCCATCGGAGTTGAGAGTCACAGCCCACCACTTCTTCTCTGGAAACTAGCAAACAGTTGGGCCTAAAACCCAACTAAGGCATCTTCTCCTGGGTGCCTGGCCCAAGAGAGGCTCCACAAATGCTTGCTGGCACTGTCCTAAAGCAGCAGTGGGGGAGAGGTTTGCAGAACGCAGAGGGCTGGGGGTGAACCAGGAAGGCCCCCAAGGTCCTCCCCACCTGGCCTTCAGCAGCTCTAGGATCTGGAGCATGTCCGAGGAGCAGGGCCTGAGCGGTCTCCGGGGCCTGAGCAGGAGGGCAGCTGCAGACAGCCGCCCAGTACTGAGCAGGCAGCGCTCCCTGTGGTGCACCTGCAGGCCCATCAGCGTTGCCTTCAGCAGAAGTAGGGGTCATCATGCCGCTGCCATCTGGTTCTGTCTGTCCCCTATACTAGGCGCCACAAAGCAGGCCCTGCTGGCTGTGTCTGGGACACCTGGAACTGTGGGCATTAACTGAACACAGGCTAGTACGTGATGGAACCCTACAAATCTTGTCATCACAGCCCTTAATTTTAGTGGGAAAAGATGAGGCGGTTAGACACTGAGTTACTTGCCCAAAGTCCCGAAGAGAGGCAGCCCTTTGCCACTGGTATGAGAAATAGTGTCCTGGAAACCACAGGACAATTCTGTCTCAGGCAGTTGCCACGCTCAGCAGGGGCAGTGGAAATGCTCTGGCAGGCCTCTGCTTCTCAGACACACCTGTGCCATTTCTTCTGCATCTAGAGTGGGGAGCCAGCTGCCCACCCACCCCACTGTGCCTCATGGAGGGCAGGGCAATGGGGCTTATATCTGGGTGAAGTGATAAAGCCTGAGTCACTGCTGGGCTCATCACACCCAGGTGTgtatgggggggggggtgcaCTGCCACCCAGGGGATAATTAGACGGCATCTGCTGGAGGAcgggggcagggagcagggggcaggaggaggccttGGGCTGCACTGCTTCTCCTACAGAGGCCTGGGACGCCTCCAAGAATGGAGCAAGTTCCGTCAGAGCTCGCCAGCTGCTTGCGTCTAATGtgaactttttgttgttgttctttttacatatacatgatagtagagtgtattttgacatattatatatacgtggagtgtaacttattctaaataggatctcagtcttatggttgtacatgacgaGGAGACTCACACATGTACGTAAGAAACATGTATCTGATTCACTCCACTGTCCTGTAGTGAACTCTGCCCCTCTGCCTGGCTGGCAGCCTCCCTCAGAGATGACGAGGGGAGTGAGGGCCAGGGGCAAGAAGGCTGGCTGAGCACCAGGATGGAGCCAGAAGACCCAGGAGAGGCCACGACCAAGGCTATTTGAGCTCCCACCCTTAGTCTACCTATGTGCAACAGGCCTGAGGAACTAAGAAAGGCTGTGGTGCAAGAACCACACCCAGGGGCCCAGGTGCAGCagagtgatagagcacttgcatgacatgcgtgaggccctgggatcaatcccagcaccacacttTCAAGAGCTGGGTGCAccagcctgtaatctcagcagctcaggaggctgagccaggaggattgcaagttcaaagccagcctcagcaatttagggaggccctaagcaatttagcaagaccctgtctcaaaataaaaacataaagggctggggatgtggcacagtggctAAACACctcctctgggttcattccctggtatcaaaaacaacaataacaaccatATCGAGGGAAGGAAACCAGGTATGTGAGTACATCCTGCATGATTCCATTACATTACATGATGTTCAAAAACcactggtgcatgcctatgattagctactcaggaggctgaggcaggaggaccacaagttcaaggtaagcctcagcaactcagtgagatcctgactcaaagtaaaaaaataaaaggctgggtaTATGGTCCAGTGGTTAgggcctctgggtttaatccctggtaccaaaacaaaaaaagtaaaaaatgaaaaggcttgGGATGCAGATTggggtaaagagcccctgggttcaatccctggtacaaaaaatacaCAGACTATAGCAATCCACAGAGACAGTGGTTAGAGCTGTCATTAGATCAAGGTGGGAAGGGATGTGCAAGAACCTTCTAGGTAGAAGAAACATTCCACACCTTGATTTAGGAGTTGCTCCATGGAGGTGCACAAACCTTAATGAACTGCACTGCACTGAACTGCACTTCCAATGACTCTACACTTTTCTGTAGGCTGAGCATCCTGCAATTTCAGAAAATGgctacaaaacaaaagaacaagttCTGACTGGCTAATGAACTTGTTTTTGGACaaacagaaaagacaagaaaaaaaacagatcaaGAGGCAAAGATAGGACCCTTCTAGACATCAGAATCCATGGATACCCTGAGAGGAAACCCCAACTGCAGCCTGACATTAGAAAACTAGAGACTGGGAGAGGCCAGAAGATGAActcaggtcacacagcaagttggGTGTTGGTGCTGGGAGGGACAGTCTGGCCCACAAGGGGAGAGTCTGAGGGTTGTCCCAGGGATTAAATGAGGAGATGCTGACAAGCGCTTGGTCAGCACTTGGCACCCGGCTGCTGGGTGAGCCCTGCCAGGTGACCCAAAGTCTTATTACACTATGGCCCTGCCCGCTCTGCAGCCCAGTCAAAATCTTCATTGGGGTTGGGTACATGTGttcttgtagtcccagctactccagaggctaaggcaggaggatcacttgagcccaggagttcatgGCCTGGGCAACACAGACCTTATGTTAGGGTTTAAATAttaggagtcccccaaaagcttacatgtgaggtCATGTAAGAACATTGAGAAGTGAAATGGTTGAGTTATGACAGTcctaaccaaatcagtgaattaatcccttaatggggattaactgagtggtaactgaaagcaggtagggtgtgactggaggaggtggggccttggggaaccccagataaacttttcctcttctaaagcTGTTCTTGTCGGggatttttgtcacagcagcaaaaaagctgactaaaacaccctgtctcaacaaaacaaaacaaaagagaaaaattgctgGGCATgttggctcacacctgtaatcccagcaacttgaggttgctgaggcaggagtatcacaaattcaagtccagcctgggtaacttagtgagatcctgtctcaaagtaaaaagggctggagatgtaagtcagtggtgaagtacccctgagttcaatcccagggccattaaacaaataaacaaattaataaggCAGTTCTTTATAGACAGATATGGCAGGTGTGTCAAAAAAGATAGAATATAGATACAGGTTCCTCACCTGTAgactatgcaaaaaaaaaaaaaaaaaagacatacaaatatgCTTATTTGTTTGTAAATCCTAAAAAAACCTCTGGAGAACTCTACCAAGCCACTGGTAACTGTGGCTGCCTCTAAAAAGGGTGAACAAGGGGACGGGGGCTGCAGCtaggggcagagtgcttgcccagcaggtgtgaggccctgggtctgtcccaccccagagagagagagagaagggctaCTGACGGAGTGCTGCTGTTCACTGCACACCCTTTGAACTTCATCCCATGTGAAACATTATGAATTCATAAAACATTATGAATtaataaaacaacacaaacagTGCTGCTTGGGCCTAGAGCTAAAGGGAAAGGGCACTGGTCCTCCCAAGTCACAAAGGGATGGTGGAAGTGGCCCTGACCCAGGTGAGAGCAGCCTGGAGCCAGCCTtgtgaggagggagagaggaatggaCCAGAGACTCTCATATCACCTCCTTCCTGTGATGCGATGGGAGTCTTGCCACAGGTAAATGGCTGGGGGATTTATTTTAAATGGCACAATGTGTGACCCCAGAAGCCCACTGATCACCTCAGTACTGCCACTTAGGGAGGACCTAGGGGACCAGAGCAAGCAACTCCgctctaagcttcagtttcttcaccaGTAAAATGGGCAGAGAGAATTAAGTGATGTTTTTAGTGCCCCTGGCTGACAGAAGGCCACATCGGCAATCCACACATATAGAAAAGGACTGGCACATCCAGGTAGGGCTTAACAATGAGGAGGCAAGTGCCCACATGGCCAGCACGGGGGCCCTCAAGCCTCTGCACATCCCTTTCTGATCCAGTCCTCTCGTTCCCTCAGAGACGCAGTGCCCTGATCAGGGCATGAGTCTCATGTGTCTCATCATTTGCTTAACATTATGTTGGAAAGATTATTGcagttgctgggtgtggtggtgcatgcctgtaatcccggcaactcaggaagctgaggcaggaggactgcaagttcgagaCCCCAAGCAACAGAGTAGGGGGGAAccactggggatacagctcactggtaaagtgccctgcgttcaatctccaggataaaagaggaataaagaaagaaagacaaaagaaattgcATCTAGCtgtacatttcattttcattgcttaaTAGTATGAATAGCTGATGACATGGGTGTCCATTTTATTGTTGAATCATTCCAGTTTGGGACTGTTACAGACAATGCTGCTAATGGTGTTTTTCTGCACGCATCTGGATGTGCATGCCCCTAACCCTATGAACAAAACTGCTGGGTCATGGGTTACATCTGTCTCCCATTTTACTAAATACTATTTTCCAGAGAGGCTGTTGAGGGCTTATCTACCAACCTTTATATAAGCGCCACTACCATCTGGTGGCAGCAACATGTGTTACAGGAAATGGAAAGCAAGAAagccatttatttaaaatgaattctggGAGGCCACTTAAATTTAAGTCCCGCTTAAGTAGAAAAACTGCCAAGAATTCTATGATATTCTAGGAGTCAATCAGTTATACTGGGAGCAAAGAACTCTCTCCTGATTCCTTTATATCTCCAGGTAGCATCTAGGATGATGCAGGTATATAGGGCACCTGAGAGGTGCTTTGGGCAAACATTCCCAAATGAATACCAAAGGCCACCAATGTTTTCAGCTCAGAATTCTTTCATTCAATCAATTAGTATTAACTGAAATCCTGGCTTTACATCTGGTTCCCCATAATTCATCCACTTGCCATCAGGGCATCTCTGGCTTGACCAAAGCCATCTCCCAGTGGCAGTTCCTATATGACACTGACGAGATGTGGCCCTGGGGACTGTGGGTACTACCAGGCACAGGAGGGATGACTTCCCATAAGAACTAGCTCAGGTATGTGGTGGAGGAGGTCAGGTGCCACACAAAGGACAAGGGAAGCTGATGCCCTGGGGTCTGCATATGGGTTGTCAGTTGGGTCCCCTGGGTGTAGAATCTCCCAGAACGAGGGTAGATTGGCTCTAGTCATCACTAACAGTGTGACCCTCACTTAACTTCCCTAAGTAGTTTCCTGATATGTAAAGAGGGCTCAGTACCACCTGCCTTGTAGGTGGTGACAGATTCAGAGACCTTGCAGGCAGTAGTAAAGGTGGGCTGTAAAGGTATGTGGTGTCAAGTGACCACTACAACTTTCAGGTCATTGCCAAGTGATGGAAATTACTAGAGCGAGACTAAAGCCCCAGCAGGCCCCTGACTTCTAACCtcagccaggaggcagagcccTGGACCTGGAGCAGATGTCAGCCCTGCATCAGCACTGGCACAGGCACCTGCTAGCATGGTGGGCTGCAGGAACAGACGGAAGGGATCCGAAATTCTGACCCTGCCTTGCCACTAGCCAGAGGAGTCGCAGATGTCTGTGCCTCAGAtacccaaatatatattttttaagttgtagatggacataataccttgattatatttgtttattttcatgtggtgctgaggatggaacctagtgcctcacaaatgctaggccagtgctttaacactgagtcacagcccTGGCCCCTCAGATTACTTATCAGTAAAAATGAGAGACCTAAAATAAGTTCCTTTCTAGTTTTCACTACACAACCCCTGGAATTAAGGAATTCTCTAAGCTTCCTGAAACTGAAGGCTTTGAGTTTAAGTCCCTGGTCTAAACCTTTGCCCCAACTCAATGAACCCTCCAAAGCTCAGAACCCTTACTGGAAAGTGAGTGTTATAAGCACATCTACATTTAGTGTCATCTCCAGGGTCAAAGGAAATATGCACAGGAAGCATAAAGCTTGGCATAAGGTAGCTGCCACAACCAGAGCTAGTAACAGCAATGGTACCCATCACTGTACGGGCCTTGCTAGGGACTGAGTGCAGCCAGCATGTCCTATAGTCAGACTCTTTATCTAACATAGCCTCATGTGAGGCTGAGGatgagcagtgtgtgtgtgtgtgtgtgtgtgtgtgtgtgtgatgctaggcaagaattctaaagctgagcaacacccccaacACCAGGCTTCTCTTTTTCCCTATTACTCAGTGATGTTTTTCCAGAGGGCAAGAATTCCTGGAACAGATGGGTGGCTCCTTAGATAGGATATTATCTCATTCCATCTCACTTTTCGGAGGGAAGAGGAATTTGTTTACCCTCAACCAGGTTCTTGGTGAGGGCCAATAGGATGGGCTGCAGACATTGACCCTAAAAAAagcattatttaatttaattctctcAACCATGCCAAGCAGTTACTGATACTGTTCCTGACAAATGATTAGGGAAGGGATATCACACACCCAGACAATAAAAAGGCAGAGCAAGGCCTGAACCTATGCCTGTGTGACTCAAAGCCCAGCTCTTGCCAAACCCACTATGCTACTTGCCAACAGACACTGGTTTTGGTTCTGTGAGCCGTGGCCAAGGACAATCTGATCCAGCGTTTCTCTCTGCTCGTTATTCCAGACCAATCCTGTTCAGGGACACTGCATCAAGTCACAGCCAGGACTGCACACTCGTTGGGTGAATCTCGCCTTCAGGTATCCCATTCTGTCCTCCTCTGCCACCAGAGGCAAAACACTCAAAGTTTCAAAGCCCCAAAGCCCAACACAGTGCTTTTTAGCAGCAGAATAGGCAACTGAAAGTGTTTCCACCCAGTGCTGGAGAGATGATGAGAAAGCGAAATGACAGCATTCACCAAGCATGCTTCTAAGTACCATTGGGACTCTCTTTTTCAGTTGTATATGATAAAACAGGAGAAATGTAATCTGCATAGGAGTGCAAGGAGGGATTTGCACAGTCACTGCACTTGGGACTGAGGCCCTAGCTCTAGtggaagaaaccaaaaaaaaaaaaaaaaagaagaagaagaaagcaagctTGGAAAGCCCAGTCCTTTCCCaaggacttatttatttatttttgggatTGAACCTCAGGGGCCCTTAGCCAccgagtcatatccccagccctttttctttttttttttctttttttcttttttttctttttgcggtactggggatcgaactcagggccttgtgcttgcaaggcaagcactctaccagttgagctaactccccagccctcatttttatcttttgagactgggtctcactaagttgctgagactggctttgaacttgagatcttcctgcctcagtcttccaagtcgcTGGACCGCACCTGGTCCAAGAACTCATTTCTAACACATCTTTCCCCAGTTCATCAGGTATCTAGGAGACCAGCCTCAGGCTTACCAATAGCGAACTCCACCAAGGTCTCATTCTCTTCCGACAGAGAATCGAGGAATAAATCCACGACTTGAAGTTGTCGCAGATACTGGTAGTTGTTGGGGTCATAGGCGAAGTTGGCAAGGTTGGCGAGTACTTGCTCCTTGGCGTCTGCAAAGGGAAAGCAGCCCTGGAACCAGGCCCAGGAGGCGGTCGCGGCCCGACTCCTGAGGGTTCCCCTGGCGTCTCTCACCTTGGCTCTCGGTTTCCTGGAATTCCGTGACCAGTGCCTGCAGATACCCCAGCCGCCCGACATGGGGGTCTACCTTCGGCTTCTGGGTCATGGTCGGGGCAGTAGAGGGCTTTCGGGGAACtggtgggagagagggaaaggcgAGGCCCGAAAGCCGGGGGAGAACCTCACCTGGCTGTCCACGGGTGGACAGGCAACACGTGGGTTTCTTTCCTGGGTTCAGATTCTGCAGTAACTTGAAGATGGAACTGGGATGTGAAGGATGAGAAGTTGGGTGTGAAAATCAAAACTGGGAACAAGGAGGCGGCTGCTAACTGAAGCGGGAAACACCTGCAGGACGACAGGCCAGGACTCCTGGACTCCGGGCGGAAGCCGCGCTCGACCCGCCCTCGGGGAGCGGAAGGGGCGGGGCGGCGCGCCTGGGGGCGGGGCTTCCGCTAGGTTCCGCAGTGCGCGTGCGCCATGCGCTTCCGGTCCCAGATCTTGAGCTGCTGTAGTTGATTACGGTGGAGATGTGCGCTGTTTGGATGGTGAGCGGCGGGAAGCCCTTCTCCGGCGCTTGGGAGCACGCAGGAATCGGCAGCCGGCGCGGCATAAGCACGTTCAGACTCACCACACCTGCCGTCTCGATCCTCTGGAGCGCGGGGGTCGGTTCTCTGCGTCCCCCGTAGATCTTTTGCCCTTACGGGCCAAAAAGCCAGACTACCCTTCCAACTCCCCACCTGCATCGGGACCCGAGAGGATCCGCCACCTCTGGCCAGAAATCACGGGGACTGGGTCAGTCCTAAGACTGTTTGTCAGCCAGGCGCACCGGGAGCTAGTGGGGCAGCACTGAGGAGCCCTGGAAAGCGTCTCCTTTCGCCCAGAGGTACCACTCTGGGGCTTTTGGGTTGCAGAGAGCTGGACGTTGGAGCCGTTGACCTGATTCCTTGTCAGGGATTTTCAGGAAAGTTTGTGTGGTAGGGTCTCATGATCGAGGTAATAGAGCTCTCAGGAAGGAGGTGACTTTGCCACACTTGC
Proteins encoded in this region:
- the Armc7 gene encoding armadillo repeat-containing protein 7; the encoded protein is MTQKPKVDPHVGRLGYLQALVTEFQETESQDAKEQVLANLANFAYDPNNYQYLRQLQVVDLFLDSLSEENETLVEFAIGGLCNLCSDRANKDHILQAGGIPLITNCLSSPNEETVLSAVTTLMYLSSPGASSHPELTSTPVVQCMLRFSLSANTRLRNLAQIFLEDFCSPSQVAEARSWQAHSAMGIPLPRTEAPQQP